Proteins from a genomic interval of Mesobacillus sp. S13:
- a CDS encoding serine hydrolase produces the protein MSFINKIIAGVLAGLLMMVALEMPGDASANMVLGRDVTNFLNSRSNTVSVGVYDANTGETYTYNSSKSYNTLSIVKMSILANVLYKQIPITSYENSLLTKMIVSSDNSAASTMWRRTGSESGAQSFFNMVGMNNTKAGTGGWWGRTTTNATDQLTMMKLFAYPNSFLTDSQRAYGLNLMRNVQADQRWGTGYGLPAGVSVALKNGWYTNGQYVNSVGFVNGQGKSYVIAVLTTNNKSFSYGVDTINTISKMVWNEIPGLGWVSSGGKWFFYTKDGKYKGWLNYNNRWYYLDQTTGTMRTGWLKSGDSWYYLNSDGAMKTGWLSYNGAWYFLDHTGVMKTGWVKSAEKWYYLDSDGKMATGWEQVEGKWYYLKTNGEMLTGWTFYKNKWYYLKNSGDMATGWINLSGKKYLLKNSGEMAIGWQKVNNEWFFLQPNGEMLTGWTLYKNKWYYLNSTSGKMETGWINLSGKKYYLKDSGEMLTGWQKINGEWYSLRTSGELLTGWTFYKNDWYYLNGATGKMETGWIDLAGKKYYLDAGGAMVTDWQKIDGKWYYFNSKGLMAANTTIQGFKLGPDGAWIQINYVALGDSLASGMTPEGQDRPTENGVDPDWGYPNYIARNFSKAHELMSFNNYAASGHKTDDLLADLEKENVQQAIKNATHISIDIGINDIYLSLQNDSDKALEEIPSVSEKISIILETIDELNPEVNVFVMGYYNPMPYRTDPLQKEQINQAILALNAQIQHQANQHDDTFISTTQIINEQNYTNYLPNQNRFNPNLFGYQAIAEEFWKVMK, from the coding sequence ATGAGTTTTATTAATAAGATTATTGCAGGGGTTTTGGCTGGGCTTTTAATGATGGTGGCTTTGGAAATGCCTGGAGATGCCTCAGCAAACATGGTTCTGGGGCGGGATGTCACGAACTTTCTTAATTCAAGGAGCAATACGGTGTCTGTCGGTGTATATGATGCCAATACCGGCGAGACTTATACTTACAATTCATCCAAGTCCTACAATACTCTTAGTATTGTAAAGATGTCGATATTGGCCAATGTGCTCTATAAGCAAATTCCGATTACATCTTACGAGAATTCTCTGCTTACGAAGATGATCGTCAGCAGCGATAACAGTGCTGCGAGTACGATGTGGCGGCGCACCGGCAGCGAATCAGGGGCGCAGTCATTTTTTAATATGGTCGGGATGAATAATACAAAAGCTGGCACTGGCGGATGGTGGGGACGCACAACCACAAATGCGACAGACCAGTTGACCATGATGAAGCTATTCGCCTATCCCAACTCGTTTTTAACGGATTCCCAGAGAGCTTATGGCCTTAACCTGATGAGGAACGTCCAGGCAGACCAGCGCTGGGGTACGGGATATGGGCTTCCAGCCGGAGTGAGTGTGGCGCTGAAAAACGGCTGGTACACGAATGGCCAATACGTAAATAGTGTTGGGTTTGTAAATGGACAAGGCAAAAGCTATGTTATTGCCGTTCTAACTACTAATAATAAATCCTTCTCTTACGGGGTCGACACAATCAACACCATCTCAAAAATGGTCTGGAACGAAATACCGGGCCTTGGCTGGGTATCATCAGGCGGCAAATGGTTCTTTTACACAAAGGACGGGAAATACAAGGGCTGGCTAAACTATAATAATCGCTGGTACTACCTGGACCAGACCACCGGAACCATGCGGACAGGCTGGTTAAAATCCGGTGACTCCTGGTACTACTTAAACAGCGACGGGGCTATGAAAACAGGATGGCTCTCATACAACGGTGCATGGTACTTCCTTGACCACACAGGTGTTATGAAGACTGGCTGGGTTAAATCAGCGGAAAAATGGTATTACCTCGATTCTGATGGAAAAATGGCAACTGGCTGGGAGCAGGTCGAAGGTAAATGGTACTATCTCAAAACGAATGGTGAAATGCTCACTGGATGGACCTTTTACAAAAATAAATGGTATTACCTGAAAAACTCGGGAGATATGGCAACAGGCTGGATTAATCTATCCGGCAAAAAATATCTCCTTAAAAATAGCGGTGAGATGGCAATTGGATGGCAAAAAGTCAATAATGAATGGTTTTTCCTTCAGCCAAATGGTGAAATGCTCACCGGATGGACGCTGTATAAAAATAAATGGTATTACTTGAATTCAACTTCCGGAAAAATGGAAACGGGTTGGATCAATCTATCAGGAAAAAAATATTACCTTAAAGATAGCGGCGAGATGCTGACTGGCTGGCAAAAAATCAATGGGGAATGGTACTCACTCCGTACAAGCGGTGAATTGCTGACTGGCTGGACCTTCTATAAAAACGATTGGTACTACCTCAATGGAGCTACTGGTAAAATGGAGACCGGATGGATTGACCTGGCCGGAAAGAAATATTACCTCGATGCTGGCGGCGCTATGGTTACTGACTGGCAAAAAATTGACGGCAAGTGGTACTATTTCAATTCAAAGGGACTGATGGCCGCCAATACGACGATCCAAGGATTTAAATTAGGTCCCGACGGTGCTTGGATCCAGATAAACTATGTTGCTTTAGGAGATTCACTTGCATCAGGTATGACTCCTGAAGGCCAGGACCGCCCAACGGAAAATGGCGTGGATCCTGATTGGGGCTACCCGAACTACATTGCCAGGAATTTTTCAAAAGCTCATGAGCTGATGAGCTTTAACAACTATGCCGCTTCCGGTCATAAAACGGATGATCTGTTGGCCGATCTGGAAAAGGAAAACGTTCAGCAGGCAATTAAAAATGCTACACATATTTCAATCGATATCGGAATAAATGATATATATCTTTCATTACAAAACGATTCAGACAAGGCACTGGAAGAAATACCGTCAGTTTCGGAAAAAATAAGCATCATCCTGGAAACAATTGATGAACTTAACCCTGAAGTGAACGTATTCGTAATGGGCTATTACAACCCAATGCCATACCGGACTGATCCACTGCAAAAAGAACAGATCAATCAAGCAATCCTGGCCTTGAATGCCCAAATCCAACATCAGGCCAACCAGCATGACGATACATTTATTTCAACAACGCAAATCATCAATGAGCAAAACTATACTAATTACCTTCCAAACCAAAATAGATTCAACCCGAATCTATTTGGTTACCAGGCAATCGCCGAGGAGTTTTGGAAGGTTATGAAGTAA
- a CDS encoding acyltransferase has protein sequence MNLSSRNTGIDLVKAFAILFVLSVHFFLKTEYYSTPLDGKNMYIQTFLRMSFLICVPLFIILTGYLQSSKKPTVDYFKKLMPVLIVYIFYSIVAILVRVYHFDEQKTVLEWLAEVTHFKANSYSWYVNMYIGLFLISPFLNILYKGLNSKRQKQLLIIVLVVMTSLPDILNGKARGVLFVPDFWDQMYPLMYYFIGSYLKEYQFRIKKWIGTILLATVTLVEVWIEVHYAMGGKFRGMAGYYNSTLIVVHSVIFFLLFYDVHIKTRILSKFITFVSMLSLDIYLASNISDKIVYQYVFENIYVNQQQIMFKAVPIVLSTFTIAFIMALLRYHILPTERLSTGKIKKKNNMKLGYT, from the coding sequence ATGAACTTATCTTCTAGAAATACAGGGATCGATTTAGTAAAGGCATTTGCTATTCTTTTTGTATTATCAGTACATTTCTTTTTGAAGACAGAGTATTATTCAACGCCTTTGGATGGAAAGAATATGTATATTCAAACGTTTTTACGAATGTCCTTTTTGATTTGCGTGCCACTTTTCATCATTTTGACGGGATATCTCCAGTCGAGTAAAAAACCAACTGTCGATTATTTTAAAAAGCTGATGCCTGTGCTCATCGTCTACATTTTCTATTCGATAGTGGCTATATTGGTAAGGGTTTATCATTTTGATGAACAGAAAACAGTGCTGGAATGGCTTGCTGAGGTTACTCACTTTAAGGCAAATAGTTATTCCTGGTATGTGAATATGTACATTGGATTATTTTTGATTAGCCCATTTCTAAATATTCTATATAAAGGACTAAATAGCAAGAGGCAAAAGCAGCTGTTAATCATAGTGTTGGTAGTTATGACATCACTTCCAGATATCCTGAATGGGAAGGCAAGGGGCGTTCTTTTCGTTCCGGATTTCTGGGATCAAATGTATCCATTGATGTATTATTTTATCGGTTCATATTTAAAAGAGTATCAATTTAGAATAAAGAAATGGATTGGAACCATTTTGCTGGCGACTGTTACTCTAGTGGAAGTGTGGATTGAGGTCCATTATGCAATGGGAGGTAAATTCCGTGGAATGGCAGGGTATTATAACTCAACCCTTATAGTTGTTCATTCCGTGATTTTCTTCTTACTATTTTATGATGTTCATATCAAAACAAGGATCTTATCAAAATTCATTACTTTCGTATCAATGCTATCCTTAGATATCTATTTGGCTTCAAACATCAGCGATAAAATCGTTTATCAATATGTTTTTGAAAACATCTATGTAAACCAGCAACAGATTATGTTCAAGGCTGTTCCAATAGTGCTTAGCACATTCACTATCGCCTTTATAATGGCTCTGCTGCGTTACCATATACTCCCGACCGAACGCTTGAGTACTGGAAAAATAAAAAAGAAAAACAATATGAAACTTGGTTATACGTAA
- a CDS encoding VanZ family protein — protein MNRILSWSAVILWCVLIFSMSAQPAAVSNGLSKGMTEVIIEHAEKVVPNEEFNLGSLNHIVRKNAHFFLYLILGIFVTYALRQSGREGKSAYGLALLISTLYAISDEFHQLYVPGRGAQISDVLLDSAGALVGIVAYIIIRQVPVTPRNLSKK, from the coding sequence ATGAATCGGATTTTATCTTGGAGTGCTGTGATCCTTTGGTGTGTGCTTATCTTCAGCATGTCGGCACAGCCGGCTGCGGTCTCGAATGGACTAAGCAAAGGAATGACCGAGGTCATTATCGAACATGCTGAGAAGGTTGTTCCGAACGAGGAGTTCAACTTGGGAAGTCTAAATCATATCGTCAGGAAGAACGCCCATTTCTTCCTGTATCTGATACTGGGGATTTTCGTGACCTACGCTTTGAGGCAGAGCGGCAGGGAGGGGAAAAGCGCTTACGGGCTGGCTTTGCTCATCTCGACACTCTACGCCATATCAGATGAATTTCACCAGCTCTACGTCCCAGGCCGGGGAGCGCAGATAAGTGATGTGCTGCTTGATAGTGCCGGGGCATTGGTTGGGATAGTAGCGTACATTATAATTCGACAGGTGCCTGTCACGCCCCGAAATTTGTCGAAAAAATAA
- a CDS encoding DUF6241 domain-containing protein — protein MKRVKFLLKNQIVQIILAILSLSIVLSALVYTFIAPVYFSDETIQHKIVKQVQKEERQRANRKISSPNGEKLFNEEMTDAQVKKAIHLLSHQKVKAVEKWGAEEITQEKIDLLLQVVEGSSFYNRDLYLRILTAWAKGDFSRADLDHNAVWELQEGTVGRATGLLTPEEENLFIEENF, from the coding sequence ATGAAGAGAGTCAAGTTTCTATTAAAAAACCAAATTGTCCAAATCATTTTGGCTATTCTTTCACTTTCAATCGTTCTTAGTGCATTGGTTTACACTTTTATCGCACCGGTCTATTTTTCAGACGAGACGATTCAGCACAAAATAGTGAAGCAAGTACAAAAAGAGGAAAGGCAGAGGGCGAATCGAAAAATATCTTCACCGAATGGAGAAAAGCTGTTCAATGAAGAGATGACTGATGCCCAGGTGAAAAAAGCAATCCATCTGCTAAGCCACCAGAAAGTGAAGGCGGTTGAAAAGTGGGGCGCGGAAGAAATCACCCAGGAAAAGATCGATCTATTGCTCCAGGTAGTCGAGGGAAGTAGTTTTTATAATAGGGATTTATACCTTCGAATACTAACCGCCTGGGCCAAAGGCGATTTTTCCAGGGCCGACCTTGACCACAATGCTGTTTGGGAATTGCAAGAAGGGACAGTCGGAAGAGCAACAGGTCTATTGACCCCTGAAGAAGAAAATTTATTTATCGAAGAAAATTTTTGA
- a CDS encoding polysaccharide deacetylase family protein, with protein sequence MKKCKGLFMALILLLIASTQYQLPASAKQTEQVEIPVLLYHVVKPDPDPNNPYQFSLEEFEKHMAYLHENGYRTLTMKQYFNILDKKAAMPKKPILLTFDDNSNDFYPYVYPVLQKYGMKATQFTVSDWVDGSWNMTSTELLTVMENGVDIQNHSVTHPALAGLSREQQYTEINEATKALKDLTGRTTTTFAYPYGSYNSDTVSVLEELGFKGAFKVGGGISTDQSNRYELPRIMILQEHTLYDFIRMVETGY encoded by the coding sequence ATGAAAAAATGTAAAGGACTGTTTATGGCTTTGATCCTATTACTGATTGCCAGTACTCAATACCAGCTGCCAGCCAGCGCAAAACAAACTGAACAGGTTGAAATCCCGGTCCTGCTCTATCATGTCGTGAAACCTGATCCAGACCCGAATAATCCTTATCAATTCAGTCTTGAAGAATTTGAAAAACATATGGCATACCTTCATGAAAATGGCTACCGCACTTTGACAATGAAGCAATATTTCAACATTCTTGATAAAAAAGCAGCCATGCCAAAGAAGCCAATTCTCCTGACATTTGATGACAATTCAAATGATTTTTATCCTTATGTCTATCCAGTCTTGCAGAAATATGGAATGAAAGCCACTCAATTCACAGTGTCAGATTGGGTAGATGGCAGCTGGAATATGACTTCAACCGAACTTCTGACCGTAATGGAAAACGGAGTAGACATCCAGAACCATTCAGTCACCCACCCAGCCCTTGCCGGACTAAGCAGGGAGCAGCAATACACAGAAATCAACGAAGCAACAAAGGCCCTTAAAGACCTGACAGGCAGAACAACAACTACCTTCGCTTATCCTTATGGAAGCTATAATTCCGATACAGTCTCCGTTTTAGAGGAATTAGGGTTTAAAGGCGCATTCAAAGTAGGCGGCGGAATCAGTACAGATCAGAGTAACCGGTATGAACTGCCGAGGATTATGATTTTGCAGGAGCATACTTTATACGATTTCATTAGAATGGTAGAGACGGGGTATTAG
- a CDS encoding endo-1,4-beta-xylanase codes for MLKVLRKPFLTGLALALFLPAGLSNVAAAEPVSALDVEVELDERYADSFDIGAAVEPYMFETEDAEVLKRHFNSIVAENVMKPINIQPEEGKFTFEEADKIVKFAKENDMELRFHTLIWHSQVPEWFFLDKEGNPMVDETDPKQREKNKKLLLKRLETHIKTIVKRYKNDVSSWDVVNEVIDEYASNDEGLRESPWYQITGKDYIKVAFETANRYAAKDAKLYINDYNTEVEPKRTHLYNLVKELVAEGVPIDGVGHQAHIQIGWPSLQEMEDSINMFADLGLDNQITELDVSLYGWPPRPAYPFYDEIPAFEFERQADRYNKLFQLYEKLGDKISSVTFWGVADNHTWLNDRAEQYNGGVGVDAPFVFDTEYNAKPAYWAIID; via the coding sequence ATGTTAAAAGTATTGCGTAAACCATTTCTTACTGGATTGGCTTTGGCCCTATTTTTACCTGCCGGATTATCCAATGTTGCAGCAGCTGAACCGGTCAGTGCACTTGATGTCGAAGTGGAACTTGATGAAAGATATGCAGATTCATTCGATATTGGTGCAGCCGTCGAGCCTTATATGTTTGAAACCGAGGACGCTGAAGTACTAAAGCGCCATTTTAACAGCATTGTTGCCGAGAATGTCATGAAACCAATTAACATACAGCCAGAGGAAGGGAAATTCACCTTCGAGGAAGCAGATAAAATTGTTAAGTTTGCGAAAGAGAATGATATGGAGCTTCGTTTCCATACACTGATCTGGCACAGTCAAGTACCTGAATGGTTCTTCCTGGATAAAGAAGGAAACCCTATGGTCGATGAAACGGACCCTAAGCAGCGTGAAAAGAATAAAAAACTGTTGCTAAAGCGATTGGAGACCCATATTAAAACGATCGTCAAGCGTTATAAAAATGATGTGAGCTCATGGGATGTTGTCAATGAAGTAATCGATGAGTATGCATCTAATGATGAGGGCTTACGCGAATCCCCATGGTATCAAATTACAGGTAAAGATTATATCAAAGTTGCTTTTGAAACCGCGAATCGCTATGCCGCAAAGGACGCTAAGCTATACATCAATGACTACAATACCGAGGTAGAACCGAAGAGAACCCACCTGTACAACCTGGTGAAGGAACTGGTTGCAGAGGGAGTTCCGATCGATGGAGTTGGGCATCAGGCGCATATCCAAATTGGTTGGCCATCTCTTCAGGAAATGGAAGATTCCATCAACATGTTTGCAGATTTAGGCCTCGATAACCAAATTACCGAACTGGATGTAAGCCTCTATGGCTGGCCGCCAAGACCTGCTTATCCTTTTTATGATGAAATCCCAGCTTTCGAATTCGAGCGCCAGGCCGATCGCTATAATAAGTTATTCCAGCTATACGAAAAACTGGGAGATAAGATCAGCAGCGTGACATTCTGGGGTGTTGCCGATAACCATACTTGGCTGAATGACCGCGCAGAACAATACAATGGTGGAGTTGGAGTAGACGCGCCGTTTGTCTTCGATACTGAATACAATGCCAAGCCGGCTTATTGGGCTATTATTGACTAA
- a CDS encoding sensor histidine kinase encodes MLNQLKKWNTLRNQILFIFLIVMVIVLLIVSLLTLGQVSALLQNNAEKQIQQVAIEANGRMESLYEQINMNSKLVITDEEVQRILTDVHDGKQVSFDDRQRLMGHINRIIGNTDGIFSFQLFSEKRQRVLPLDEDELKNRIGKKWIEEANQAKGRMVWIGEDPNDKNYFLAIRRVNLMERQFRSGGYLLISINRDHFHFANEKYENDQYSILLDQDQNPIIQNYVGDINRIIDSNENVLQLNERDYIVSKQTSSLTGWTVFILTPVSELTEGMSWIRNGIILSGVVGLIIFSISSFFLSTIITSPILRLTKTMQRAGDGSLTLNPEVYSVNEINELNSTYNQLVKETNHLMQMVYQKEILRSQSELKALQAQINPHFLFNTLDALHWSLDEKDEEELAELVVAMSDLFRYTITKETDDDWVYLKDEIKHISDYMEIMKMRFGNRLKWHVSLPEKYEHVRIPKLIIQPLVENAALHGAGNKTGNSQISVIVEPVIYENKERIRITVKDDGSGMDPERLSQIVQSIEDGGTSSASGKGMAISNVYKRLKLYYQGISHTDLLIESELDQGTRITFELPIEGGEKNVV; translated from the coding sequence GTGCTGAACCAACTTAAAAAGTGGAATACATTACGCAACCAGATTCTATTTATCTTTTTGATTGTCATGGTCATCGTGTTATTGATTGTCAGTCTTTTAACATTAGGACAAGTTTCGGCATTGCTACAGAACAACGCAGAAAAGCAAATACAGCAGGTAGCGATTGAAGCCAATGGACGAATGGAATCTCTTTACGAGCAGATCAATATGAATTCAAAGCTTGTCATCACCGATGAAGAAGTCCAAAGAATTTTGACAGATGTGCATGACGGTAAGCAAGTTTCCTTTGACGATAGACAGCGCTTAATGGGACATATCAACAGGATCATCGGGAATACGGACGGCATTTTTTCCTTTCAGCTGTTTTCTGAAAAGAGGCAGCGGGTCCTCCCCCTCGACGAGGATGAGTTAAAAAACCGCATCGGGAAAAAGTGGATTGAGGAAGCGAATCAGGCAAAAGGACGGATGGTCTGGATCGGTGAAGACCCAAATGATAAAAACTACTTTCTTGCCATCCGGAGAGTTAATCTAATGGAACGACAATTCAGAAGTGGCGGTTATCTTTTAATCAGCATTAACCGGGATCATTTTCACTTTGCGAATGAAAAGTATGAGAACGACCAGTACTCGATTCTTTTGGATCAAGATCAAAATCCAATCATCCAAAATTATGTCGGTGATATCAATCGGATTATCGATAGCAATGAAAACGTATTACAGCTCAATGAGCGGGATTATATCGTATCAAAACAAACATCAAGTCTTACAGGATGGACTGTCTTCATTTTAACCCCTGTCAGTGAACTGACAGAAGGCATGTCCTGGATCCGGAACGGCATCATTTTGTCCGGGGTGGTCGGCCTCATTATTTTTTCTATCAGTTCATTTTTCCTGTCGACTATAATTACAAGCCCAATATTGAGATTGACAAAAACGATGCAGCGAGCCGGAGACGGTTCATTAACACTGAATCCGGAAGTGTACTCCGTCAATGAAATCAATGAATTGAACAGTACCTATAACCAGCTGGTAAAAGAAACGAACCATTTGATGCAGATGGTTTATCAAAAGGAGATTTTAAGAAGCCAAAGTGAATTGAAAGCGCTTCAAGCGCAAATCAATCCACATTTCCTATTCAATACATTGGATGCGCTTCATTGGTCACTGGATGAAAAAGATGAAGAAGAGCTTGCTGAACTAGTTGTAGCAATGTCGGATTTATTCCGTTATACGATTACAAAAGAAACCGATGATGATTGGGTGTACCTGAAAGACGAAATCAAGCATATCAGCGACTATATGGAAATCATGAAAATGCGTTTTGGCAACAGGCTGAAATGGCATGTCTCACTTCCGGAAAAATATGAGCATGTCAGGATCCCTAAACTAATCATACAGCCTCTCGTGGAAAATGCAGCCCTCCATGGAGCTGGAAATAAGACAGGCAACTCCCAGATTTCTGTAATCGTTGAACCCGTCATATACGAAAACAAAGAACGGATTCGTATCACTGTAAAAGATGATGGATCCGGGATGGACCCAGAGCGGCTGTCACAGATTGTCCAGTCGATTGAAGATGGCGGCACATCCTCTGCCAGCGGAAAAGGGATGGCCATTTCAAATGTCTATAAGCGCTTAAAATTATATTACCAGGGCATTTCACACACAGACCTTTTGATTGAGAGTGAGTTAGACCAGGGAACTCGAATTACGTTCGAACTACCGATTGAAGGAGGCGAAAAGAATGTTGTCTAA
- a CDS encoding response regulator, producing the protein MLSKNILIVDDEPRTRQGLQRTLESWNNGEYTILTAESGEDVLRIAQEKKIHILLSDIRMPEMTGLQLLKTLKEKKMKPVVIVISAYSEFEYAQQALKLGVINYLLKPIGKKKLIEAVEDAVKVMEKQERAGLIEKVVDEKIVVASNKMASTKDTIRKAIIYIDRNLKEEFTLKDVAAHVHLNPSYFSVLFKEQVDLNFSEYVTRRRVQRAKELVLSTTLPINEIAEEVGYKTAKYFIKIFKEIEGMTPSAYRKTGNERAF; encoded by the coding sequence ATGTTGTCTAAGAATATTTTGATTGTGGACGATGAGCCAAGAACGAGACAAGGCTTGCAAAGAACACTGGAAAGCTGGAACAACGGTGAATACACCATCCTCACTGCTGAAAGCGGTGAGGATGTCCTGCGCATTGCACAGGAAAAGAAGATTCATATTTTACTATCTGATATCCGGATGCCGGAAATGACAGGGCTGCAGTTACTAAAGACACTGAAGGAAAAAAAAATGAAGCCAGTAGTGATTGTCATATCGGCCTATTCCGAATTTGAGTATGCACAGCAGGCTTTAAAGCTCGGTGTCATCAATTATCTTTTAAAACCCATTGGGAAAAAGAAGCTGATAGAAGCTGTCGAAGATGCTGTGAAGGTCATGGAGAAACAAGAAAGGGCAGGATTGATCGAAAAAGTGGTTGACGAGAAAATAGTTGTTGCCAGCAACAAGATGGCTTCAACCAAGGACACTATCCGAAAGGCTATCATTTACATAGACCGAAATCTGAAGGAAGAATTCACATTGAAAGATGTTGCTGCCCATGTCCATTTGAACCCGAGTTATTTTAGCGTATTGTTCAAGGAGCAAGTCGACCTGAATTTCAGTGAATACGTAACCAGAAGAAGGGTCCAGCGCGCAAAGGAATTGGTCCTTTCAACTACCCTCCCTATCAATGAAATAGCAGAGGAAGTCGGCTATAAAACCGCCAAGTACTTCATTAAGATTTTCAAAGAAATAGAGGGTATGACACCAAGCGCTTATCGAAAAACAGGAAATGAAAGGGCTTTCTAA